One genomic segment of Candidatus Brocadiaceae bacterium includes these proteins:
- a CDS encoding class I SAM-dependent methyltransferase translates to MNTEGVYCGICGGARECMFKLYDDRYGYPGTFSLFRCQSCGHKNIHSSVSPEKIKEMYSKYYPRATFHVDDHKPYREIEGFTSWFDGMKSGPFRWVPDNVRVLDIGCGFGESLGYYASRGCEAYGVEVDANIKRVADAFGYNVKVGLFSSDAYQEDFFDYVTMAQVIEHVTDPIATLKGIARILKPGGAVVLSMPNSNGWGAKIFRRMWINWHIPYHIQHFSFKSIRIAAERSSLILDKAQTITSSHWLYYQWLHIVNYPSESQPSAFWSPKIAPTFWQKIVMKFLSYVHMTKINHTITRVFDFFGMGDNLLVVLKKPQVSEKVC, encoded by the coding sequence ATGAATACCGAAGGCGTTTATTGCGGCATATGCGGTGGCGCGCGTGAATGTATGTTTAAACTCTATGACGACCGGTATGGCTATCCGGGAACCTTTTCATTGTTCAGGTGCCAGTCTTGCGGACATAAGAATATTCATTCCAGTGTGTCTCCTGAGAAAATAAAAGAGATGTATTCAAAGTATTATCCGAGAGCCACATTTCATGTTGATGACCACAAACCTTACAGGGAAATTGAAGGTTTTACATCATGGTTTGATGGCATGAAAAGCGGGCCTTTCCGATGGGTTCCGGACAACGTCAGGGTGCTGGATATTGGCTGTGGTTTTGGAGAATCACTGGGTTATTATGCGTCCAGAGGATGTGAGGCTTACGGAGTTGAGGTTGATGCGAACATAAAGAGGGTAGCTGATGCATTCGGCTATAATGTGAAGGTCGGGTTGTTTTCATCTGATGCGTACCAGGAAGATTTTTTTGACTACGTTACGATGGCGCAGGTAATTGAGCATGTAACGGACCCCATTGCTACTTTAAAAGGGATTGCGCGGATATTAAAGCCAGGAGGCGCGGTTGTTTTGTCAATGCCAAATTCAAACGGATGGGGAGCAAAAATATTTCGACGTATGTGGATCAACTGGCATATTCCCTATCATATCCAGCATTTCTCTTTTAAATCTATCAGAATAGCTGCTGAGAGATCGTCTTTAATTTTGGATAAAGCTCAAACCATAACCAGTTCTCACTGGCTCTATTATCAATGGTTGCATATCGTTAACTACCCTTCAGAAAGCCAGCCTTCAGCCTTCTGGTCCCCAAAGATAGCGCCAACTTTCTGGCAAAAGATTGTTATGAAGTTTCTCTCTTATGTTCATATGACAAAAATAAATCACACAATTACGAGGGTATTTGATTTTTTTGGAATGGGTGATAATTTACTTGTAGTGCTAAAGAAACCACAGGTGTCTGAAAAGGTATGTTGA
- a CDS encoding glycosyltransferase: MKFLKITHLDPFYINKFYHERPGLFRKTYDEQKAAFEYDGFGSADFWTYALKAIGYEAEEVYYNVKPIQRAWALENGFSKVVCKDSEKIALEQIKKFKPDVIWFWDCHENLLKCICSQKLSIKLSMCDVGSAIPNTNAWQYFDLVLSCAQESVEQLKRLGVHAKQIHHGFDPRINERLQSRNTSVDVTFIGRFIRETQFHLEREKLFEDLCEKINVQIYSPNFDGALIDDVKNVLRTGVSRGLRVLRKTGFPIQVFSRIPGIDVAALLKEKPGSRVSMTLKSSMRSGVFGLQKFQVLQSSKVTLNMHADSSPVYASNMRLFESTGVGACLVTDWKKNINELFEPDKEIITYKSTEECVEKVKWLMNNPKAREEIACAGQRKTLKNHTYQQRVLELDQIIRISLKEKGKNHSRASSGKLY; the protein is encoded by the coding sequence GTGAAATTTCTCAAAATAACCCATCTTGATCCTTTTTATATAAACAAATTCTATCATGAAAGACCAGGGTTGTTTCGCAAGACATATGATGAACAAAAAGCCGCATTTGAGTATGACGGATTTGGTTCGGCGGATTTTTGGACCTATGCCCTGAAAGCAATTGGGTATGAGGCTGAAGAGGTCTATTATAATGTCAAGCCGATACAAAGGGCATGGGCACTGGAAAATGGATTTTCAAAGGTCGTATGCAAGGATTCGGAAAAGATTGCACTGGAACAAATAAAAAAATTCAAACCTGATGTGATATGGTTTTGGGATTGCCATGAAAATCTGCTCAAATGTATTTGTTCTCAGAAATTATCTATAAAACTTTCAATGTGCGATGTTGGGAGCGCGATTCCAAATACCAACGCATGGCAATATTTTGATTTAGTTTTGTCCTGCGCCCAGGAATCCGTCGAACAACTGAAAAGGTTAGGAGTGCATGCCAAACAAATACATCACGGATTTGATCCGCGCATTAATGAACGTCTTCAATCAAGAAATACATCTGTGGATGTGACTTTTATCGGGAGATTTATCAGGGAAACTCAATTTCACCTGGAACGTGAAAAACTGTTTGAAGATTTATGCGAAAAGATAAACGTCCAGATATATTCACCGAACTTTGACGGGGCGCTCATTGATGATGTCAAAAACGTATTGCGAACAGGAGTTTCTAGGGGGTTGCGTGTGCTGCGGAAGACAGGTTTTCCGATACAAGTATTTTCAAGAATTCCGGGGATAGATGTTGCTGCCTTATTGAAGGAAAAGCCCGGCAGCCGAGTAAGTATGACACTGAAATCCTCTATGCGTTCAGGGGTATTCGGACTGCAAAAATTTCAAGTCTTGCAGAGTTCGAAAGTAACGTTAAATATGCATGCAGATTCATCGCCTGTATATGCCTCTAATATGAGATTGTTTGAATCAACGGGGGTCGGTGCGTGTCTCGTAACCGACTGGAAGAAAAATATTAACGAATTATTTGAACCGGATAAGGAAATTATAACGTATAAAAGCACAGAGGAATGCGTTGAAAAAGTGAAATGGCTTATGAATAATCCAAAGGCGCGTGAAGAGATCGCTTGTGCCGGACAGAGAAAGACGCTGAAAAATCATACCTACCAGCAGCGTGTCTTAGAACTGGATCAGATTATTAGAATATCACTCAAGGAAAAGGGTAAAAATCATTCAAGGGCTTCTTCCGGTAAATTGTACTAA
- a CDS encoding radical SAM protein codes for MRLPEDLIVFITSQCQLRCKHCFYWKSLEEKRSLPLLEVESLSKSLPKLRRLSLSGGEPFLRRDLVELCRYFLENCQLDLLEIPTSGTVESIPMTVEKIAAIRPYVQLSISISLDGLAEYHDMNRGKQGTFSKAVECCRALLKLKEKIKNLKVNIITTVTKDNTDELLSLLSFIERELPFIDNLFWGVLRGNLKDEAPDVPSVHELEQIDKQFMAFKVTGKDASAHAFERAFYGKRLEALKENRQPVPCVAGNSIAVVYEDGAVAPCELLPPVGKIREKSFDTIWNGEEMTAVRKRIRANSCACAHGCFLGPSYREYLQKKPLALFRVLGIRGVINRVIEVSNLGCFAKAVRMVFSR; via the coding sequence GTGAGACTTCCTGAAGACTTGATTGTGTTCATTACTTCACAATGCCAGCTTCGCTGTAAACACTGTTTTTACTGGAAATCTCTTGAGGAAAAGAGGTCTCTGCCGCTTCTGGAGGTGGAGTCCTTGTCAAAATCTTTGCCAAAATTGAGGAGACTGTCACTCTCAGGAGGTGAACCTTTTCTCAGAAGAGATTTGGTGGAACTCTGCAGGTATTTTCTTGAGAACTGTCAATTGGATTTATTGGAGATCCCGACCTCAGGCACTGTAGAGAGTATTCCAATGACCGTTGAAAAAATTGCGGCGATACGCCCATATGTTCAGTTGTCCATAAGTATATCCTTGGATGGTTTGGCTGAATATCATGATATGAACAGAGGAAAACAAGGGACTTTTTCCAAAGCGGTGGAATGTTGTCGCGCATTGTTAAAACTAAAAGAGAAAATAAAAAATCTGAAAGTAAATATTATAACAACCGTAACAAAGGACAATACGGATGAGTTGCTATCACTATTGTCATTTATTGAAAGAGAATTGCCATTCATAGATAATTTGTTCTGGGGAGTATTGAGAGGCAATTTAAAGGATGAAGCTCCTGATGTTCCATCTGTACATGAGCTGGAACAAATAGATAAACAATTTATGGCGTTTAAAGTCACTGGCAAAGACGCTTCGGCGCATGCATTCGAGCGGGCATTTTATGGAAAACGTCTTGAGGCTCTTAAAGAAAACAGGCAACCCGTGCCTTGTGTTGCTGGCAATTCAATTGCAGTGGTTTATGAAGACGGGGCTGTTGCTCCCTGCGAATTATTGCCTCCGGTTGGAAAGATACGGGAAAAATCTTTCGACACGATCTGGAATGGCGAAGAAATGACAGCCGTCAGAAAAAGGATCAGGGCCAATAGTTGCGCCTGCGCTCATGGGTGTTTTCTCGGGCCGAGTTACAGGGAATATTTGCAAAAAAAACCACTCGCTTTGTTTCGTGTGCTTGGGATTCGAGGCGTTATCAATAGGGTGATAGAAGTATCCAATTTGGGATGCTTTGCGAAAGCGGTAAGAATGGTTTTTAGTCGGTGA